The nucleotide sequence TCGAACTCGACACCCGAGCTCGACTGCAGGCCGTTCCGCGCAACAAGCAGGTTGGTTACTACAGCGACATGTACAAGCTGGAATTCGCGTGGCCGAAATTCTCGATGTACCGGGAATGCCTGTCACGAGTTCTCGCTCAGGATTTCGTGATTGCACGAAAATGGAGCGAAAACGACGCAATTTTGCTCGGAAAACAGGTTCTTCGCGGTAATGTCGAATCAATTTTCAACGTCTAAGGGACCTAATCAACGAGCGCTGCTTTCGCTACCGATGCATCGAACGTAGAATCCTCACCGCTCGAGATTCCGTTAACAGGCTACCGTCTCAAAACGTTTCAAGGCCGGAACATGGCACAATTAATCCTCCTCCTCGACGGTGAAGCGACAACGCTGGAACTCACCTCTGACGAAACGATGCTCGGCCGAGATCCCAAGTGCACACTGGAAATCAAGTCGGGGATGGTTTCGCGGCGACATGCGCGTGTCCTGAAACAAGACGGAGAGTACATCGTTGAGGATATGGGCAGCGGGAACGGCACCTACGTCAACGGGAATAAGCTTGTCGGTCCCAAAGCCATTAAGCATGGAGACCGCATTAAACTTGGGCCGGTCCTGCTGCGGTTCGAAAATCCCTCCGGCGCGTCGGTTTCACCTCTAACCGGGCCTGCGCGTCCGGCGAACAGCCGCATGCCGAGCGCAGGAGCAGGCAATCCGAGCGGCACGGCAACAACATTTACTGTCGAACTCAACGACGACGATGAATCATCGCTGATGACGGGTAAGGCGAGCGGCTTTGGCAAGCTGGATGTGAAGCCGGAAGCCAAGCTGAAAGGGGTTCTGGAGATCAGCCGTGCCTTAGCAGGAACCTCGGACCTGGATTCGCTGCTGCCGAAGATTCTGGACACACTGTTTAACATTTTTCCGCACGCGGATCGGGGCTGCATTCTGCTCCGCGACGACACTCAATCAAAGATGATTCCCCGCGCGATGAAACATCGCCGGGCGGGTGATGACGAAACAGTGAAACTCAGCCGGACCATTCTCAGCAAAGTTCTGGAAGAGAAATCCGGGATCCTTTCGTCCGATGCGACGAATGACTCGCGTTTCGAAGCAAGCGAGTCCATCGCTAACCTGACGATCCGATCGATGATGTGCGTTCCGATGTTGAGTCTCTCGGGCGAACCAATGGGTGTGATCAACATCGACACCCAGAACCCATTCAACCAGTTTCGTGAAGAGGACCTTGACCTGCTGATGGCGGTCGCCGGTCAGGCCGCGATGTCCTACGAACAGGCAAAACTACTGGTAACGGCAATCGAGAAGCAGAAACAGGACAAGGAAATGGATATCGCCATGGGGGTGCAGCGATCGCTGCTCCCCACGGCGTTGCCAGCAGCAGATGGCTGGGAGTTTTTCGCCTCGTATGACACGGCTCAGGCTGTCGGCGGCGACTACTACGACGCCTTTTTTGTGGAAGACGGCAAGAAAGTCTGCCTCGCCTTTGGCGATGTCGCGGGGAAGGGGGTCCCCGCCTCGCTGGTGATGTCTCGCATCGCAACTGTGGTCACCAACGTCATGACCTTCGTCGGTGACGTTCGCGAGGCGATCCACCGAATCAACCATCAGATGTGCACGCGCGCCGTAGAGGGACGCTTTGTCACATTTGTATTGTGCGTCATCGACCTGACCTCGGGCGAAATGACGATTGCCATCGCCGGACACATGCCCATCATGATCCGCAAGACAGACGGAACAATCGTTGAATTTGGGGAAGAAGCGATTGGAGTGCCGCTTGGGGTCATGGAAGACTTCCCCTATGACGTGCTGACTCGCACGATCGAGCCGGGCGAAACCTGCGTCATTTATACCGACGGGGTCAGCGAAGCGATGAACCCTGAAAACGAACTTTACGGAGTTGACCGGCTGCGGGAATTGATGAAAGCCAGTACAGGTGGTCACGCCGACGCCTTGGGCAAAGTCATCCTGGGGGACGTTCGCAAGTTCGCCAACGGCCGCCCCCAGAACGACGACATCACCATTATGGTCTTTGGTCGACGCTAAATTTTGATGTCATCGCATCGTGGGTTAAGTGCCGGGAAGTTGTCGGCTCAAAAACTGTTCGAGAACAAGGCTGGAACCAGATAGGCCTGACGGGCGAGTCCCCGTCACGGTTCTCGCCGACGTCAACGAACTGCGAGAGCCACAAGACAGCGCGTTTGGCGATCTCGGCTTGCACGAAACGGCAGGTCTCCTGAGCCAAGCACCCTGTGTCCCATCACAAAGTCAACATGCAACACGCCTTTTCCGGCTTTCGATGCCTGCCGACGGGGCAGTCCCCTCATCGAATTCTCGAGCAACGGTGGCCAATCACCGGGACCGGCCACGAATCTCGGCCCCTGTCCTGGCTTGCAGGAGGGCAAAGTTGGCTTCGAATTGTTCCTGGTTGAAACCTTGCCACGCGGGAATCTCGCGACCTTTTGCCGTGATCAGCCAGATCTCGTAGGCACCGCCGAGTGCCGGAATCAACATGTCAAAGATAAAACCAAAAACGTACTGAAGCGGACCGAGCAGCAGGAACGTCCAGATCCCGGAACCGATTGAACTGTATTTCGTTTCGACATAGACCACTCCCGGCAGATTGCATTTCTGCGGTTTCAGAGGGAAGTAGGCGAAATAGAGCTGCGTCTGAAATCGGTCGCCGTTGATCGACGACACCCGGTAGGTCCCGGTGAGCGCCATCGGCAGGATGCAGGCCACGAGTCGAAGCCACCAGACCATGTGGGGAACAAATACGATGGGCAACAGCAGCACAACCAGAACCGCGATGCGAGGCCCCAGTTTCACTTCGGGTGGTAGTATCGTTTCCATAGTCTATAACCATCCGAACGGTCAATTCCCTGCCGACGCGTGAACAGCATACTCAAACGCCGATTGATGCTAACCGTCAGTTGCTCAGACGACCACCGAACGACGGTGCCGCAGGGATCAGTCCCTTCAAGTATGCTGTATTTTCTACAAAGAGAAAGAACACGTGATCCCATCGGACGAATTGCCCGAGAACGCACATTCGGCCAGCTTCGTCAGCACTCGGTCTCGCGCAAGTGATTGGTCCTCGTGTAGAAATTGAAAGGCGAATAAATTCTTTCAAACATTTACCTTAAGGTAGCGTAGATGGGCGAACTTCGACCGTTTTTGTTGCCTACGGAACGACCTGACACATGTGGCCGTTGATTGCTGGTTGCCTGATATCCGCGTTTGCGGTCTCTTTCCTCATAACAGGCGTGATGCGTTGGGTTGCTCCACGGATCGGCCTGATTGATAAGCCAGCAAGTCGGAAAGTCCATGTCATTCCGACGCCTCTCGGGGGAGGCGTCGGAATCTGGTGTGGAGTTGTCATCCCACTCGTTGCAGCACAAGTCCTGATTCAGCTTTGGCTGCATGAACCACCTAAATGGCTTCCCCTGGAATTAGCTGAGCACCTCAGCGGAGCAGCCTATCGCGCTACCGAGCTGTGGGGAGTTGTTGCCGCAGCGACGATTCTTTCCATCACAGGGCTCATCGACGACTTTCGCCCTCTCTCGTGGAAGCTGCGAATCGCACTGCAGTTCGGAATATCGGCCGCCGTCGTCATGTCAGGCGTACGGGCATCGATTTTCCTCATCTATCCCTGGATGGGGATCTTGTTGTCGATCATGTGGATGGTCGTCCTGGTGAACTCATTCAATTTCCTTG is from Schlesneria sp. DSM 10557 and encodes:
- a CDS encoding SpoIIE family protein phosphatase yields the protein MAQLILLLDGEATTLELTSDETMLGRDPKCTLEIKSGMVSRRHARVLKQDGEYIVEDMGSGNGTYVNGNKLVGPKAIKHGDRIKLGPVLLRFENPSGASVSPLTGPARPANSRMPSAGAGNPSGTATTFTVELNDDDESSLMTGKASGFGKLDVKPEAKLKGVLEISRALAGTSDLDSLLPKILDTLFNIFPHADRGCILLRDDTQSKMIPRAMKHRRAGDDETVKLSRTILSKVLEEKSGILSSDATNDSRFEASESIANLTIRSMMCVPMLSLSGEPMGVINIDTQNPFNQFREEDLDLLMAVAGQAAMSYEQAKLLVTAIEKQKQDKEMDIAMGVQRSLLPTALPAADGWEFFASYDTAQAVGGDYYDAFFVEDGKKVCLAFGDVAGKGVPASLVMSRIATVVTNVMTFVGDVREAIHRINHQMCTRAVEGRFVTFVLCVIDLTSGEMTIAIAGHMPIMIRKTDGTIVEFGEEAIGVPLGVMEDFPYDVLTRTIEPGETCVIYTDGVSEAMNPENELYGVDRLRELMKASTGGHADALGKVILGDVRKFANGRPQNDDITIMVFGRR